ACGGACTCTGTCAAGTagaggacagaaagaaaggatGCAGAACTGCCTTCCTCCCCCCACATCCCGTCCCGGCCTTCTGGGGAAGGAGCAAAATCCCCAAACAAAGCAACCAGCACAATTCTGAAGGGGCCtgtcccccaccctcacccttcCTAGGGGAACCCCACCCTCGACTAGGGCCGGAGCTTCACTAGGGAGCTCAGAGGACCAGCTTGTAAAGATGATGGGGTGCAGATCCAGAGGGCTCTCCCCTCCAGactccaccccctccctccctcactgcctTTGCCTCTGGCTTCTTCCCCCAGCTGCTCTGGACCGGGTGAGGCAGGGTAGCCTCGATGTCCCTCTGCCCCACCCTCGGGCTAAAAGCCCCCCCAACCCCGGCTGGGCAGGGGGCATCTCCCGGAGCTAGTTTTGTGCTCCCAGAATGGAGGGTGTTCTACCACCCGACCCTGAGCTGCAGGGGCAGTTCCCCGGGCCCCAAACCCCTCTGTACAGTCCATAGGAAAAGGTCGGAATGCTCTAGACAGCCCATCCCAGCCTGGGACAggtcccctcttccctctctcccaagGCAGGCCAGGAAGGTCACCATCCTGACATGCTACAAGTGAGGGGAGGTGGGCCCCAGGTTgcccccacaccccagccccgCATGCAGGTGCCCTCGCTCCGCCCCATTggtccctgcccctgcccctacGCAGACAGCCCTGCTGTGGCCGGGCCGGAGAGTGGAGCAGAAAGGGGACCCCGGAGTCGAGCGAGGAGGACGAGGCAGCCGCCGCTGCCGTTGGCTAAACCGCCACCTGCACTAGGTAGGCGTCCTGCTTGCCGACTTTCAGTTCCTTTGGAGGGTGTTGGGTGTCGTCCTTTTTCAAAAGTGTTTTGGAGCTTTCTCtgcctcccctttcccccacacCACCCCCATGGCCACTTCTCTCTGGATTTCAGCTGTAATGTCTTTACTCTTTATTTAGGGGTGGGGCATTCATTGTTTCGGTCTTTTGCTGTTGCAATTGGGAACTCCTCCATTTGAGCAACTTGGGAACAATTTGGTAACACACCACAAGAAGTAGctctcccccaccaccaccacagccccctcctcccccaagggATGGTTGGGGGCCTGTCCAGAGGGTCTTCAGAAGCCcccctgggagggaggggagcaagAGCACACCCAGCCCGCCTCCAGGGTGTGACTTGGCCCCTCTGGCTTGTCTTTCTGTGCCTTACTCCCTCCTCCCTGCATCTTGGCCCCCTTCTGGAGTCCttgtgcctctctctctctttctctctccttcttaactgtatgaaaacacaaagcaCAGGTCAGGATCCTCTGAAAGTCAATCAACCCAACGTTGCACCACATAGGGGTGGGTTATGGGCTTTATTTATTGTGAATCTAGTTTGTGAGGCTGTGGCCCCAagcaaagggagggaaggaggggagggaggtggctggagaggagaggagagctcTTACCTGGGGCAAAAGGGGCCAGCTTGAGTGGTGCCTCCTTCCCAGCTGGAAGCCACAAGGTGGCTGGCCCCAGGGGTGGCTTTTGTTGGAATTTGAGCgaagcccctcccccatccgCGTGCGGCCCTCGAGGAGGACCGGGTCTGAGAAGCAGTGGATAGGGGAATCCGCGGGAGCCTGGGGGTCGTGGGGAgtagggcggggggtggggggccggGTGGGCCGGGCGTGACGCGCGGTCAAAGTGCAATGATTTTTCAGTTTGGTTGGCTAAACAGGGTCAGAGCTGAGAGGGGAGCAGAAGGgacccctgcccccctgcccggCCGCACACGCCCCTTCCCTCGAAGACAGTCGGGGCCGCGGGCGCGGTGGGTCCTCGGGGGCGGGGGTCTGCGGGGCGCCCGCCCAGGCGAGGTCGGAAGCTGCAGGCCAGCTGGGCCGGGGCGGGAGCGCGCCCTGCAGGGCTGCCGGGGTGGGCACGGGGGTTGGGGGCCGCTCCTTTCCTAAGTGTTGTTGTGAGGGGCAGGCGAGGGGCGACGAGGGGCGACAGGAGATGTGGGGACGTGTTAGaagagaaaaaacccacaaaaaatatatatgggggaaatgaacttttttttttttttcattgaaccaAGTGCAATGCATCAGAGAGTTTTCCTATCTTTGTATGTtaagagattaagaaaaaaaaattctatttttgttgTAATGTCCTCGCGGCTCTGGGGACGCTAAAAGAACCGGGCCTGCCCCGCCTTGTGCGGGGGTAACGAAAGCTgagtgttttttccttttttttttttttttgttctttttttttttttaagtcgttTTCCTGCGTTGACGAGGATGATCTGGGGTTTTTATTTGTTTCGTCGTTCGTTCTCGGTTTCGGTGGGAGGGCTGAAGGAAACGTTCACattttagaattgaaaaataaaaaaacaacaccTCGACATTAAAAAACCAACACAAGATCAAAAAGGAAAAGGAcgagagaaaattattttaaagataattcaaCATAAAAACCCTGGTGCTTCTTACATTATAAAGTAcgttttaaaaaacccacaaactattatacataagtTTATGAATCAATTAAATATCCTGCACTTGTTAGGAACACGCATATCCCTTCTTTGTTGAGTTTAACGGAACGGGACAGCGGCGTGCGCCCGGCGGCGGGCTGCTCTGGCCGCGGGTCTCCCCGGGCGCCCCCTCCCCGGGGCCCAGCGCCCCCTCCTCGCCCCATCCCCGTCCGGGCCCGGGGGCGCGGCGGCgggtccccagcccctcccccgcaGAGGTCAATGCCAACGAACAAacgtcccctccctccctctccaaccCGAGCGTCCTTCTTTGAGCCAGACGCCAACTTGACCCTCACCAGCATTATCAGGAGCGCGCTCAGCAAGTTGGTAgtttctcccctcccccgccccccaccgctTCCCTGGCGCCCGCGACTCAacatcaccctcccacccccaccccggtcaCCCTCCGGGGAGTACGGGGAAGGCTCGACGCTCCAGGACAGGACCAGCCAAGCTGACAGGTCGATTCGCCCAGGCccgcgcacgcacgcacgcacgcacacggCCCCGCACACAGCCCCATCCTACCCTGCAACCAACCCCGTCGACTGCCTTACACACCCGCCCCCGCGCTGGCCGGCCGACCTAGTGCCTTGTTCTCACCCCCGTGCTGGCGGAGCGGACGCCGCGCTCTGGGTCCCAGAGGGGCCGGGTGGCTCAGACGACCCACCACTTCCCCACCCCGACCGTGCTGAAcggacacccccccacacacacgagAGAAAATAAAGGAGCAATAAAGTCACGAGAACTTTCGTCCCCCAATCGAGAGCCCGAGGGGCACCCCAGCCCCGCCtctgctccccccacccacccttggggcgcccccctccccccgcaaGCCAGCCTGGGCCAGCCCCGCTTCGGCCCCGGGAGATCCGTGCGCCCGACCAGCACCAGCATCGCGGACCGCAAAGGCCGCCCGTCCCGTCAAACAAGTTTCTTCTTAGGCTAAGAAACGCAGTATATACGAGTATCTCTATATATAGTACTAATGGATTTGGTGTGCTTCCCCCTTAGCGTCCCCGTCCCTCCGCTCCTCTTCCTTCAGCCTGGTCTCCCCctctctgccctccacccccGTCTCTGCACTGAGATACATAAGAAACAAGGGTAGTTTactgtctgttttgttttctgggttttcaGTGTCCTAGCGGAATGCAAGTAGGCAGCCAGCCCGTACGTTCCCTctccgccccgccccaccccaccccgcccccgtcACTGCGCTTCTGTTATACCATCTTTGCCTGACTCTCTCCGGCTTCTCCATTGAATGGCTAATGTGTatgtgaaataaagaaataaagaaaaacaaaagcaagagcGCCTGAGCCTTCGGTAACGCGATCGTGCGGGACAGTTTCGGGATCGGTGGGGTGGGGCCGCCGCATGGATTCTGCGCCTCTCTCCTCCCGCCAGGCCGGCGGCCGCCACCGTCGAGGAGCGCGTATCTCTTAGTCTCCGGGAGGGGGCGCCGGTGAGAAAGGAGTAGGCTCTCcggtccctccccacctccctcggTGACCCCAGCACGGAAAAATACGGCACCACTTGGGTCCGATGACCGCTCTGACGTGTTGGTTCCCGGACCTCTCCCCCGGGAGGGGTACGCGGACAAGGCCATTTCCAGCGGGCGGTGGGCGATAAAAGGGTCTGCAGGGCCCCTGGGGGCGACGGTCGCCCTGCCAGACCCCCGGGCCCTTTCCCCTGTAGGGGACTCTTCACTGGTCCTTCTTCGGGGGAGTTATCTCCAGAGCAGGCGCTGAGCGTCGTTCGCCCCTTCCTGGACGGCCCTGGGTTGAGTTCCCAGTGCCCTTCGCCTCAGAGGCGACACCGTGGAGGTCATCGCACCTCCGGACTCACAGCCGCTTTTTCTGTCTTGATGGGTCGGCCCGCCCCACCGGGGCTGCCCTCGGGGCCGCCTGGGGGCGCGGGCTGCGGGCGCGCCACCACCTCGGCCCTGCGACAAGGCCCGCGGCGGGCGCCGTCGTCCAGGGCTCGGTGCGCCGGCCTTTTGCGGGGCCCTGGAGGGGCGGAGCCTGCGGCCAGAGCCGCTGCCTGGTCGCGCAGCAGCCGCACCAGGAAGCCAATGTATTTCATGGCCAGGCGGAGCACCTCGTTCTTGCTCAGCTTCCGGTCGGGCGGGTGCGTTGGCAGCAGTTTCCTGAGCTCGGCGAAAGCGCCGTTCACGTTCTGCTGCCGCCAGCGCTCCCGACTGTTGGTGAACACGCGCCGGGCCACCTTCTGGGGCTGATGCCCTGAGGACAGGAGTGGCAGGGTTGGCGCCATGGCCCGGGGGAGGCAGGCACCCCCACCTGCCCTTACTCCAGGCTCCCAGCACCCTCATGGGACTTCAACCCCGGCGGGGAGCTGGGGCTTTCTCCACCCAAGGGATACACACGTAGGACCCACGTGTAGCCCTCCTGCCAGTTAGCAGCCCCGGCAGCCCCACCTCTAAGCTGCCTAGACAAGGACTATCACAGGCCCAAGCTGCAGACAACTGAAGCCTTCTGTACCTCTGTCTAGACCTTGATGTTAAGGGCTGAAATTCTCTAGGGAATGtggctgctggtctggggagcTGTCCCTATGGTTCTCATTCTCATTCTGAGAGTTTCTCTCCCAGTGACTGTGGTGCCGTTCATGTCTCAGGTGGCCTTGTGAACTCCTGGTATATCTAAATGGCTGTGGTGTGTGATCACTGCCATGTGGTTGTGCTTGTGTGGCTAATTCCTGTGTGGCCATGGACCTCAGTGGCTGTGGTTGTGGTCCTGTGGCTCTCTGTCTTGTGTGGCTGTCTCTTGGATGGTTGCTGTCCCGTGGCTGTTTCCTGTGTGCCTGTTCATGTGCGTGGCTGTCATTTTGAAGCCCCCGTGCCATGCTGTGTTTTGCCGTGACTCTTTGTGGATCGTTGGGTGGCTGTGCTTGTGTGGAACTGGCCAGTTGTCTGTGATTTTGCACGTGGGTGTAACCTGCCTGAGTACTGAGCCCCTGTGTGGGCTGtcctgtgtatgtctgtgtgcaaTGTCCCATAACCTTTCCCTGGGGAAGGTTATGTGACAGACGTGGGCCCCAGCAGAGATGGCTGGGTGAACACAAACCCATACTCACCCTCAGCCAGCTCCAGCTCACAATGGCTTGGTCTCCGCTTCAGCCGGCTGCTAGGGAAGATGCTGAAAGGTCCTGCCGGCCCAATGTAGAGGCTGTAAGGGGTCGTGGGTCACTAATGCCTTGTGGGTAAGGACCCTGACCCCGGGTTCCCCCCAGGCCCCAGTCCCCCACTGACCTGTTGAGGAAGGGGTGAGGGTGGTAATGCAGGGCCAGGGGCGCTGGGGCGGTTCCCAGGGTGGAGAGTTGCAGCAGCGGGGGACGGAGGGTGCTTAGTTCCGTGGTGGCCATGGCTGCCCCTGGGGGCCTGGTGTGGCCCAGGCTGATCACTGGCACGCCAGGGGGCAGCCTGGGTGGCGAGGAGCCTCTGTGGCCCACCTCCTCCGCCTTTGGGGGCCCAGGCGAGGCAGGCTTTGGGGGCGGGGCAGGCACTGGGCTGGGGGCACACACCATCTTGGCCTTCTCGGTCATGGTGGGGCCCACCTCTGCCTGGGCCTCGGGCGGGCACATGGACCCCGAGGGGGTGCTCACCTGTGGGAGGAAGGaagccagtggggaggggggaattaGAAGCCACTCCCCACCCTTAGCCCAACAGAGCCCTCAAATGGGAGGAAGAGTGGAGGGGATGGCAGTTCAGTGGGCAAAGGCAGATGCAGTGTGGGCCCAGAAACTACCAGGACATGGGAGGGGGTCCAACACAAGGACAGGAGGTGCCCACTGAGGTGCTGGGCAGCACTGAGCTCAGCAGTGCTGCTTCTGAGCTGTTTGTGACCCATGAGGCCTTAGTTGTAGAGCCCCTGAGCAAATTTCCCTTCTTCCAGAATCCCCTCTCGCCTGGAGCCTGGAGGGAAGGGCAAGGCAGGGAACCCATGATGGACCCTTTGACCACAGGATGCCCCTGTAACCCTCACATCTGATCCCAAGACCCTTCATTGACACCATGGACCTTGGAATCCCTCCACAATTGACTGACCCTTCACTGACCACTACCCCCTGGCTGACCATGTGGCCCTCAGCTATAACCCTGAGGCTCTTCCCATTGTCTCCATGTCAGACCCTGAAAGTCCTCCATAATCACTCTAGTGACCACGCCCCCACCCGCTGAAAATGTCCCCTTTACGAACCCTGTGACCCCACTGCTGACACTGACTGCAGATGCTAACCCTACTGCCCAGCACAGAGTCATGCCCCAATCCTCCCTCTGGCTCTTGtgtcctccccgccccccatcaGTATCCACCCCTTTGCACCCTGCTTCCACATCCCTGTTCACTCTTGGCCTCATGGCCTGGCGTGTCCCAGCAACGTCTGGGATTCCTGGCCCCTCTGCCCTGTCTTCCCTAGGTAGGCCCTGGGGAAGCTGGCCTGGTCTTTCACTTAGTGGGCCCCCTagatgaatgaaggaaggaacgaatgaatgaatgtaggCGGGTCCGGGATCCCCCAATTTCAGGCCCACGCCACTCTTACCCCAGCACTGCTCCGGATGCCTGCTGATGGCCGTGAGTCTGTCCTTCAGGTCCAGGATGTGGTTCCGACTTCAGGCAAGGCACCGCCGCCCGCTCGGGCCTCTGCGCTCCGCGCTGCTGGCAGCCGGAGGCCCTGTCTGGGCCGCAGCATCAGGCCGCCCCGCTTCCTTGGCTCCCAAGGGCcaccgcggcggcggcggcaacaGGGTAGGTCCCTCCAGGGAAAGTGAGCAGCTCCGGGCCGCCTGCCCTCTCCCCGCCCCTGGCGGCCGGGTTTCCTCCCTCTCACCCCTGGCGCAGCGGCCGGAGGATGCTGGGCCAGTGCAGATAAGGGCCTGGCTGCCTGGCCGCGCCTGATAAGGAGCCGGACTGACCCCGGAGGAAACCAGCGGGCGGGGATCTCCTAGCGCGGGCCTCAAGTCCCCGCCCCCAGCCGGCACATGCAGGACTGAGTGTCACCCCTCAAGGCCTCACCTTCCATCCCCCCAGGCACTGAAGGATCCCAGCCAGGGTGCACACCCCTAGGAGTGAGGTGCCCAGTTGCATGCAGAAGGGACACTGAGGCAGGGATGGATGCAGTGGTCCCTATGTCACTTGGGTCTGTCCTCCAGCTTTGAATACCCCTTGCTGTGTCCGTGCTGATGGGGGTGGAGGAAAGCTCTTTCCGGCCCTGCTGGGGCCTCGTGACCCAGGggcccccttctcctctcctcacCCTGCCTGGTTCCTCTTTCTACAGAGTGCCTCCCCGCCTTTCTGCAAACCCCACCCTGGAGTGGGGCACTGACTGGAGGGCAGTTCTGACAGTTTGGCCTTGGGTGTCCAGCCTAGGCAGGTGTCTTgggccaccccccccccccgccccgtgcaCTATGCACACCACCTTTCCAGGCCCAGGACGGTGAGGGGAAGTGCCACAGCTGGGGGAGATTTCCTCCGATGCCAGAGCTGGCAGAACCTTCTAATAGGTGCCTCCCCGGCAGGTCCCCACAATCCTGGGCCGCTACGTCACAGGATCACATAGCCCCAACTCAGAGGTCCTTGGCCCTCATCTCACAGTGGGGGCCACTTCAGGGTGGACAGTGATAAAGAGGCATTGGGTAACTATCTTGGAATGGTGGTAAAGCTCAAGATCCTGCTGGGCCTCACAAACGGACAGTTGTACTTTGCCCAGTGAATATCTGGGTGACTGCAGGAGCCCCAGGCAGGCCCTGAGCTGCCACCCAGCACCGAACTATCGCCCCCATCTCAGGAATCAGGTGAAGCCCAGGACCCCACAAGCAACCTTCCTACTGTCCCAGGGAAGCAAGAGTACAGTTCTAAACATACGAGTTAACTCTGGTATCCCTACAAGGTGGGTTCTGGAATTaggttcattttacagatggggatgAAGCAAGGTAAAGGGTGCTTGCAGGGTCCCACAGCTACAACGTGGCAGGTTGGGGATTCTGCCCCAGGCCTCTTCGTTAATGCTGCCACCCGCCCCTGCCCTGGGGGGAGGGATTGCAGCAGGCTGCCGGGTGCCTCAGTGTGCGAGCCCGAGGGGCCGCAGGGCAGGAAGCACCTGGTCTGGAGCGGATGCATGAGGCGCCTGGTTCCGGTCCGGCTTCCGCCACCGGGGCCCGGGCGGGAACTGGGCCAGAGACACCAGGCGGCGAggtggcggcggcgggggcgcgaGTCCATAAGCGGGCGCGGGGTCTAGAACACCAGCCTGCGCGCGTGCCTGCGTCCAGGGGGCGCGCCCAcgctgggagggtgggaggaaggggaagggggtaaAGGTCCCTGCGGGCGTGAGCGCACGGCTGCCGCCCCGTGGCCACCTCGGGGACGGCAGGCGCCAGAAAATGGGTGGCTAGGCACCTTGCAGGAAGACGGATCAGCTCCCCATCTCCTCAATACAGAGAACACTCCAGTCAGAAACAATGACAACACCTCATTCAGGCAGGGACAAACACAGCCCAGATGCACAGAGCTCCCCAAGGGAGTTAAAACAGATGGACAGAGGAACAGACTCCAGACAAGCAGCTGAAGAGATGGACAGAGCCCCTCCAGCAGATGGACAGACACACCACAGGCAGCCTCCCCATTCAGACAAATGACAGTCAGGGGAAAGTGAAAAGTCTTTATTGGCTCAGTCTTCgcctggaccagcagcagccccaggcccaaGGGGGTTCTGGTTGGGGGCCTCTGGACAGTCAGTGGGGGTGGCTTCAGCAGTGGCCTTGGGTGTCAGGGGGCTATGCGAGTAGCAGCACTGGTCCCCCCGCTGACAGGTGCCCTGGTGGGAGTATGATGGGTGTGAATAAACCCTGGCCCGGACCTCAGCAGCCTCTGCTAGGTTCCTTCCCTGGATGGGGAGCTCACTCCCACACACTTGCCTGGCCCCAgttctcccagccctgcctgcctatTGGCCCAGCCCTGTTGCTGGGAGGCAAACCCATGTGTGCTTcagtgggggctggggggcaCCTCACCTCCTTGAACCTCTTGCAGGGAAATGTCTTGAGCTGGGCAGCCCGCTGGGCCAGGTCCTCATCCGGCTCCTTTCGCTTATTTTGGAGCAGCTTGCGTCTCTCTTCCATAGCTTCGCCTGCTGCCTTGCCTCTGTGTAGGGAGATGGGTAGCGGGGGCTCCATCTGGCCTCTGTGCCCACTCCCCCCAGCCAAGGCCCACCCACCCAGGcaagccccacccccatcccactctCACTCACTGTGGCCGGGCACGGGGCCGGGGACCCCAGTTGGCCTCGGGGTTGGCCTGGAAGCGCTTGAGTCCTCGCTGGCGGGAGCTGGGGTTGGCATCGTCCCGGATGGTGAAGTTGGCCTGCAGCCTAGGGAAATGAGGGTGGGGGCTGAAGGGCATCTGCCAGGCAGGCGGGCACACACTGCCCAGGCCGCCTGCCCACCTCAGTGCAGCTCGATGTGCTTTGGGAAAACTGTGTCTGCAGACGTCAGGTTTCTATcgttcatttaataaacatttatcaagtgcctacaGTGTGCCTAAAATCTGCTGCCAGTAAAGCTGACATTCTAATGCACAAGACAGGCAAGCAATGGGGCAAATCAGAAATCAGCAAATTATAACGTGTGAGGGCATGAGATTAAGAGTTTTGGGGAAAAGACAGCACGGTAGAGGGAATGGGGAGTCTGGGAAGGAGTGCAGCAAGGACACCGGAAGAAGGTTCAGGAAGAGCCATGAGGGGACCTGAGGAGGGCTGTGCCTGGTGAGTTTGGGTGAGGAGGCCAGTGTGGAGTTGGGGGGGTGGACGAATGAGGACAGGGAGGTGAGGGGGAGATGGTGCAGGGCCTGCAGATAGAACTGTTTCTAGTGAGTCAGGTGGGAGCCAcggagggttctgagcagaggagggacgGGATCTGACTTGTGCTCACAGGTGCCCTCTGGCCGCTGCGGGGGGAAGAGAATGTGGGGGGAGGAGAGCTGGGGGACCAGGGTGAAGGCCACTGCACTGGTCCAGGTGAGCAGTACTGGGGCCAGAATAGAGTGAgggcagaaggggagggagaCAAGTGGATGGATTCTGGATCTCACTTGAAGAATGAGCATGTGTCTGTGAGGAGAAGGGTCTGTGTCGTCTACTTCCTGTGCCTGTGGGCAGCCGTATCCGTGCCATGCCCCTACCTGGGCTCCACACTGAGAATGCGGAACGCCGGACTGGTCTCCGACAGGCGCTCCCGTTTCACCGGACACTCCTTCTCCTGGGAGGCAAAGGTCAGAGGTCAGAGGATGCTGGCACTGACCATCCCCTGCCTTCCCAATTCCATCTGGTCAGGCGTGGCCTCACCCAGCAGCGCATGATGTCCCAGAGGGCCGAGGAGGGGGCGTCCGTCTTCACGGCATTCTTACAGGCGTGGGAGAGGGAGACCCGGAAGCCAGCATGGAGGAGGGCAGACCTGGGGACCGGGAGGGAttgtgagggggaggggaaggctggACCCCAAAGTCAGTGCTgacctgtgtgtgagtgtgacCCTTGTTTCACAGACTGGCATGGCTGCATGCCTCCTGGTGACTACATTGCCTGCATAATGCCAGCCACCTTAACGGTAAGACTATCCCCCTGGCCAGGGCTCATGGCTTCTAAGAGCTGTTCTAAGCTCTTGTGCATGAGAAGCCCTAGGCCTGGGTTATGTTGGATCTCCATTTTATAGGGGACTCCAGTCCAAGAGGGACCCGACTTGCCCAAGGGCACCCAGGGGTCAGGCACAGGCTCCACCCCGGGCCCGGCCTCACCTCAGCTGCAGGAGCCTGGGCGTGCTGCAGTGGATGGTGCTGCTCAGCTGGTCCAGCGTGTAGTAGAGAGGTACATCCAGGAGCTCCTGCGAGAGAGGACGGGATGGGTGTGGGGCGGACCGAGGAAGGATGGCCGGGCACCAGCGGAGCCTCCTCCC
This window of the Mesoplodon densirostris isolate mMesDen1 chromosome 3, mMesDen1 primary haplotype, whole genome shotgun sequence genome carries:
- the LYL1 gene encoding protein lyl-1 isoform X1, which produces MGHKQLRSSTAELSAAQHLSGHLLSLCWTPSHVLVSTPSGSMCPPEAQAEVGPTMTEKAKMVCAPSPVPAPPPKPASPGPPKAEEVGHRGSSPPRLPPGVPVISLGHTRPPGAAMATTELSTLRPPLLQLSTLGTAPAPLALHYHPHPFLNSLYIGPAGPFSIFPSSRLKRRPSHCELELAEGHQPQKVARRVFTNSRERWRQQNVNGAFAELRKLLPTHPPDRKLSKNEVLRLAMKYIGFLVRLLRDQAAALAAGSAPPGPRKRPAHRALDDGARRGPCRRAEVVARPQPAPPGGPEGSPGGAGRPIKTEKAAVSPEVR
- the LYL1 gene encoding protein lyl-1 isoform X2 translates to MCPPEAQAEVGPTMTEKAKMVCAPSPVPAPPPKPASPGPPKAEEVGHRGSSPPRLPPGVPVISLGHTRPPGAAMATTELSTLRPPLLQLSTLGTAPAPLALHYHPHPFLNSLYIGPAGPFSIFPSSRLKRRPSHCELELAEGHQPQKVARRVFTNSRERWRQQNVNGAFAELRKLLPTHPPDRKLSKNEVLRLAMKYIGFLVRLLRDQAAALAAGSAPPGPRKRPAHRALDDGARRGPCRRAEVVARPQPAPPGGPEGSPGGAGRPIKTEKAAVSPEVR